A single Leptospira barantonii DNA region contains:
- a CDS encoding serine hydrolase domain-containing protein has product MRIWLFLIWIGLILSCASVGHEGEVVLKSTVRSFAPKQLDRSPFEGFPIALPEDAGLDSAPLLRLSKSIREEGIEVRSLLILKDGKLVMERYAGGVTRNHNHSVYSVTKTVTSTLLGILNFEGILKNVDEPVMNSLRSLGNLPFPLIEGKESLKLRDVLHMASGMRWSEFPERDDIRTAEDPLVIALLPEVKDRPGTKFDYSNGDSQLAAAVLENKAGMTLLHFAEKTLFSWLDFKGYEWYTSPSGRQTAGFGLRLKPVDMLKLGTLYLDNGSYRGKKILKPEWIKQAIQPGAGQNYGYQLWTHQFEGKKTFMANGKGSQFVYVIPHRRMVIVTTSAIWDKPISFLLDKILAGVKESLDSKDKKKNPEKEAEFLKEIHEASITIGNAALWKDLDEPHLIHHSKH; this is encoded by the coding sequence ATGAGAATTTGGCTTTTTCTAATTTGGATCGGATTGATTCTTTCGTGCGCCTCCGTCGGGCACGAGGGAGAAGTTGTTTTAAAAAGCACGGTTCGTTCTTTTGCCCCGAAACAACTCGATCGTTCTCCGTTCGAAGGATTTCCAATCGCACTTCCCGAAGACGCTGGTTTGGATTCCGCACCTCTACTTCGTTTATCAAAATCGATTCGTGAAGAAGGAATCGAGGTTCGTTCCCTATTGATCTTAAAAGACGGAAAACTCGTCATGGAACGTTATGCGGGAGGTGTGACCCGCAATCACAATCACAGCGTTTATTCGGTTACAAAAACCGTAACGTCCACGTTACTCGGCATCTTAAACTTCGAAGGAATTCTCAAAAATGTGGACGAACCCGTGATGAATTCTTTGCGTTCTCTCGGAAATCTTCCCTTTCCTTTGATCGAAGGTAAGGAATCCCTGAAGCTCAGGGACGTTCTTCACATGGCTTCGGGAATGCGTTGGTCCGAGTTTCCGGAACGAGACGATATCAGAACGGCGGAAGATCCGCTCGTCATCGCGTTGTTACCCGAAGTGAAGGATAGACCGGGAACTAAGTTCGATTACAGCAACGGAGATTCTCAACTGGCCGCGGCGGTTTTGGAAAACAAAGCCGGTATGACCCTCCTTCATTTTGCGGAGAAGACTTTGTTCTCTTGGCTCGACTTCAAAGGTTATGAATGGTATACTTCTCCATCGGGAAGACAAACCGCGGGATTCGGTTTGCGACTCAAGCCCGTGGATATGTTGAAACTCGGAACCTTATATCTGGACAACGGAAGTTATAGAGGTAAAAAAATTCTCAAGCCCGAATGGATCAAACAAGCAATCCAACCCGGGGCGGGACAAAACTACGGTTATCAACTTTGGACGCATCAGTTCGAAGGTAAAAAAACGTTTATGGCGAACGGAAAGGGAAGTCAGTTTGTGTACGTCATTCCTCACAGAAGAATGGTGATCGTAACCACTTCCGCGATTTGGGATAAGCCGATTAGTTTTCTTTTGGATAAGATTCTCGCGGGCGTAAAGGAATCTCTGGATTCCAAGGATAAGAAAAAAAATCCGGAGAAGGAAGCGGAGTTCTTAAAGGAAATTCACGAGGCTTCGATCACGATCGGAAACGCCGCGCTCTGGAAGGATCTGGACGAACCACATCTGATTCACCATTCTAAACATTAG
- a CDS encoding TetR/AcrR family transcriptional regulator: MPRTGLTPEELYNKALDSTEEEIRKNGVERLKLTDIARELKVSHAALYKFFSDKQSLLDEVSKRWLDRIDRELEKISKKDAPVEEILFEWFMTLHLMKREKVLSDPRLFNAFNLSAEKTRPFVVSHLTHMDALLTELVNKGMSSGIFFCSNAKEGARILFEGTASFHHPRLVLESIDQDRKDALSALLKTLIAGLKTKNP; encoded by the coding sequence ATGCCCAGAACAGGCTTAACGCCGGAAGAACTTTATAACAAGGCGCTCGATTCGACGGAAGAAGAAATCCGCAAGAACGGAGTCGAGCGTCTTAAGCTGACGGACATCGCAAGAGAACTCAAAGTAAGTCACGCGGCTTTGTATAAATTCTTTTCGGACAAACAGTCTCTTCTGGACGAGGTTTCCAAAAGATGGTTGGATCGAATCGATCGTGAGTTGGAAAAAATTTCCAAGAAGGACGCGCCCGTCGAGGAAATTCTTTTCGAATGGTTTATGACCTTACATCTCATGAAACGCGAAAAAGTATTATCGGATCCGAGACTTTTCAACGCTTTCAATCTTTCCGCCGAAAAAACAAGACCCTTCGTGGTTTCGCATCTTACTCACATGGACGCGCTACTTACCGAATTGGTAAACAAGGGAATGTCCTCCGGAATCTTTTTTTGTTCGAACGCAAAGGAAGGCGCGAGAATTCTTTTTGAAGGAACGGCCTCGTTTCACCATCCCCGTTTGGTTTTGGAATCCATCGACCAGGATCGTAAGGACGCGTTAAGCGCGCTTCTGAAAACGTTGATCGCAGGATTAAAGACGAAAAATCCCTAA
- a CDS encoding aldo/keto reductase, giving the protein MKQRKLGNQGPLVSEIGLGCMGMSDFYGTKETRDRAESLRTIHAALDSGINLLNTGDFYGIGHNELLIAEALKTVSNKPLISVKFGAMRTPQGGFTGYDARPNAVKNFAAYSLTRLGVDAIDIYQPSRVDPTVPIEDTVGAIKELIEEGKVRYLGLSEANPENIRRAHKIHPVTALEIEYSIATRLIEKEILSTARELGIGIVAYGVLSRGLLSGKISGALETGDFRSHSPRFMGKNLESNLEQVNVLQELAKEKNCSPAQLAIAWVLHQGNDIVPLIGSTRTSSLKENLGAISIELSKEELKRISDSFPDGSFQGERYPAFQMQTVAK; this is encoded by the coding sequence ATGAAACAAAGAAAATTAGGAAATCAAGGTCCTCTCGTTTCGGAAATCGGCCTCGGTTGTATGGGGATGTCGGACTTCTACGGAACGAAGGAAACCCGAGACAGAGCCGAAAGTCTCCGCACGATTCACGCGGCTCTCGACTCGGGAATCAATCTTCTCAACACGGGCGACTTTTACGGAATCGGTCACAACGAACTTTTGATCGCCGAAGCGTTAAAAACCGTTTCGAACAAACCTTTGATCAGCGTGAAGTTCGGCGCGATGAGAACCCCTCAAGGTGGATTCACCGGATACGACGCAAGACCGAACGCGGTTAAGAATTTTGCGGCGTATTCTTTGACAAGACTCGGAGTGGATGCGATTGATATCTATCAACCGTCTCGTGTCGATCCTACGGTTCCGATTGAAGACACGGTGGGTGCGATCAAAGAACTGATCGAAGAAGGAAAGGTGCGTTATCTGGGTTTGTCCGAAGCGAATCCCGAGAACATAAGACGCGCTCATAAAATTCATCCGGTGACAGCTCTCGAAATCGAATACTCGATCGCGACAAGATTGATCGAAAAGGAAATTCTTTCCACGGCGCGAGAACTCGGAATAGGAATCGTCGCCTACGGAGTTTTGTCCAGAGGACTTCTTTCCGGAAAAATTTCGGGCGCGTTGGAAACGGGAGATTTTAGATCCCATTCTCCCCGCTTTATGGGAAAAAACCTTGAATCCAATTTGGAGCAGGTCAATGTGCTTCAAGAACTCGCAAAGGAAAAAAACTGCAGTCCCGCACAACTCGCCATCGCTTGGGTGCTTCATCAAGGAAACGATATCGTTCCTTTGATCGGCTCCACAAGAACGAGTAGCTTGAAAGAAAACTTAGGAGCGATCTCCATCGAACTTTCCAAGGAAGAATTAAAAAGAATCTCCGATTCTTTTCCGGACGGTTCGTTTCAAGGAGAAAGATATCCGGCCTTTCAAATGCAGACCGTAGCCAAATGA
- a CDS encoding DJ-1/PfpI family protein, whose protein sequence is MPGSNFSIGIFIFPGVTQLDFTGPFEVFSRIPNAKVFLFAQTKGPIDTESGMKFLPDYDFATCPDLDILLVPGGSGTTLLMEEFEVLDFLKAKAENSKFITSVCTGSLVLAAASLLDGYKATTHWLSLDVLKLFPVQISGERFVRDRNRITGGGVTAGIDFALFLTAEFFGTDLAEEIQLMIEYNPAPPFTSGHPTTATSHLVEKVKVSRETAQNRRKAAAIRVLEARTKN, encoded by the coding sequence ATGCCAGGTTCAAATTTTTCGATCGGAATTTTTATCTTTCCCGGCGTCACTCAACTCGACTTCACCGGACCTTTCGAAGTGTTCTCGAGAATCCCGAACGCGAAGGTTTTTTTATTCGCGCAAACGAAAGGACCGATCGATACGGAATCGGGAATGAAATTCTTACCCGATTATGATTTTGCGACCTGTCCCGATCTAGACATTCTTCTTGTTCCGGGCGGTTCGGGTACGACTCTTCTCATGGAAGAATTCGAAGTTTTGGATTTTCTAAAAGCGAAAGCGGAGAATTCAAAATTTATCACTTCGGTTTGTACGGGTTCCTTGGTTCTTGCGGCCGCCAGTCTTTTGGACGGTTACAAGGCGACAACTCATTGGCTTTCTTTGGATGTCTTAAAATTATTTCCGGTTCAGATTTCGGGAGAACGTTTTGTGAGAGATCGCAACCGAATCACCGGAGGCGGAGTTACAGCCGGAATCGACTTCGCCCTTTTTCTCACCGCGGAATTTTTCGGTACGGATCTCGCCGAAGAAATCCAATTGATGATCGAATACAACCCCGCTCCCCCGTTTACTTCGGGTCATCCTACGACCGCAACCTCTCATCTTGTGGAAAAGGTGAAGGTAAGTCGGGAAACGGCTCAGAATCGAAGAAAGGCCGCCGCCATCCGCGTCTTAGAAGCAAGAACTAAAAATTAA
- a CDS encoding HAD-IA family hydrolase: protein MSYDKYLFLDVGDTILHLKKSAGETYLEILLEAGLKEEKNAGEIYRKAFSESWHKMHENAPPEHRDKYQFHSGGTPGWWKELLSDFLERIPDRVPLEKAFPIIYHRFADPELWNVDPGFWELKDFCKNENWGLGVISNWDHRLRALLEAKGILEHLNPVIVSAEFGYEKPSPKIFEEAMRLVDLPGKYLVYCGDKYDLDVVVPKSLGWRSYLKKEEGDLNSLSELIGLL, encoded by the coding sequence GTGAGTTATGATAAATATCTATTCCTCGACGTGGGCGACACGATTCTTCATTTAAAAAAATCCGCGGGCGAAACCTATCTTGAAATTCTTTTGGAAGCGGGATTGAAAGAGGAGAAAAACGCCGGAGAGATTTATAGAAAGGCTTTCTCCGAATCCTGGCATAAGATGCACGAGAATGCTCCGCCCGAACACAGGGACAAATATCAGTTTCATTCGGGAGGAACTCCGGGTTGGTGGAAGGAATTACTTTCCGATTTTCTGGAAAGAATTCCCGATCGTGTTCCGCTTGAAAAAGCGTTTCCCATCATCTATCATAGATTCGCCGATCCGGAACTTTGGAACGTGGATCCGGGTTTTTGGGAGCTCAAGGATTTTTGTAAGAATGAGAATTGGGGGCTCGGCGTGATTTCCAATTGGGATCATCGTCTGCGCGCGCTTTTGGAAGCGAAAGGTATATTAGAACATTTGAATCCTGTAATCGTAAGCGCGGAGTTCGGATATGAAAAACCTTCCCCGAAAATTTTCGAAGAAGCGATGAGGCTCGTCGATCTTCCGGGAAAATATTTGGTGTATTGCGGAGACAAATACGACTTGGACGTGGTCGTTCCCAAATCTCTCGGTTGGAGATCGTATCTTAAAAAAGAGGAAGGGGATTTGAATTCTCTTTCGGAGTTGATCGGTCTTCTTTAA
- a CDS encoding trimeric intracellular cation channel family protein: MDLSYYIELIGVGFFALSGALAAAERKSHHHDIFSAFFTGFITAIGGGTLRDITLGNYPVAWVRDENVLWAIFIGFVITILFARYWPKLKREIFVFDSIGIGIYTVIGTKISLATGVNPFGSVILGMISAIFGGVIRDTLINEVPLIFRKEIYATACLAGATLYVLLGYLNVNPDWNTGLSVCLVVLIRVVAVRFNLSLPTFRLPQ, encoded by the coding sequence ATGGACTTATCGTATTACATAGAATTGATCGGCGTCGGATTTTTTGCGCTTTCGGGCGCGTTAGCCGCCGCGGAAAGGAAAAGTCATCATCACGATATATTCAGCGCGTTTTTTACGGGCTTTATCACCGCGATCGGAGGCGGAACACTTCGAGACATCACACTCGGAAATTATCCGGTCGCTTGGGTTCGGGATGAAAACGTTCTTTGGGCGATCTTTATCGGTTTTGTAATCACAATTCTTTTTGCAAGGTATTGGCCTAAATTGAAACGAGAGATTTTCGTTTTCGATTCGATTGGAATCGGAATTTATACCGTGATCGGAACGAAAATTTCTTTGGCAACTGGAGTGAATCCGTTCGGCTCGGTGATTCTCGGGATGATCTCCGCAATTTTCGGAGGAGTGATCCGGGACACTTTGATCAACGAGGTTCCTTTGATTTTTCGTAAGGAAATTTATGCGACGGCGTGTTTGGCCGGAGCCACTTTGTATGTTTTATTAGGATATTTGAATGTAAATCCGGATTGGAACACCGGTCTCTCCGTTTGTCTTGTGGTTTTGATCCGAGTTGTCGCGGTTCGGTTTAATCTTTCCCTTCCCACCTTCCGACTTCCTCAGTAA
- a CDS encoding neutral/alkaline non-lysosomal ceramidase N-terminal domain-containing protein, giving the protein MKKENWKITFIVLVCCVFADCSEKKNDNDTILTLLNEGTASTNLNDRKPVDSQTLLTSTAPDVFLVGASKSDITGPFVQSSTGYNSPGDQMSGLAMRLFSRAFVIERPGGKIVAIVTNDMLHMYQGVKMGVVQKLQADGYGSAFNQENVVLFATHTHSAPSNTSWYTLFNLFNGVVGFDKVHYNILVNGITESIKAAYNQRREARIRFASGNLVGAAHNRSSAAYEWNADKSNYSKNIEETMTLLRFEATDGTPIGLINWFAVHGTSLGISNRRAHGDNKGYASHLVETTMGNNFVAAFPQGPMGDSSPNQPNPTDITKPFLRPNDLDPNLDALENPIVHGTLQGNKALELYNSATTAITGNVGYRHSHVTWNQKIGVDPAYIGSNSMPWDSASGATTCVATIGGGFLAGDEEGAPVEFAKEGEIRNDFVLENGVWVKKNYNLTNLSGAAQILGVFWPLAQLALNSTKYEGCDKEKFTLLPVGEVDSFWFPNPQVPFVPVILPLQILTIGNTAILTSPFEITTQAGRRLKNRISSTLSSAGYSNVIVSAMANGYAQYLTTREEYSAQNFEGGFTAYGPWSNAALQQEFDRIAKDIVAGRNTSPGPNPPDLSNQQFIQTWLSQNGIVNDGGDFGKVLTDVKTSYNKNKDVVTAKFQGTHPRVVQDKKLDGTLSSFYDPSRYTYLEIQRKNGSQWTTIATDNDPYTAFDWVRTGGDLSPTSEVTITWLVRNQSPGTYRIVYNGLAKQFWLFLWTYKKVTGTSKEFVLQ; this is encoded by the coding sequence ATGAAAAAAGAGAATTGGAAAATCACGTTCATCGTGCTCGTCTGTTGCGTGTTCGCGGATTGTTCGGAAAAGAAAAACGACAACGATACAATATTAACGTTGTTAAACGAAGGAACGGCTTCGACAAACCTAAACGATCGCAAACCGGTCGACAGCCAAACGTTATTAACATCCACCGCGCCCGATGTGTTTTTAGTGGGCGCTTCCAAGTCCGACATTACGGGACCATTCGTTCAATCCAGCACGGGTTACAACAGCCCGGGAGATCAAATGTCCGGTTTGGCGATGCGTCTTTTTTCAAGAGCATTCGTAATCGAACGTCCGGGCGGTAAGATCGTCGCGATCGTAACGAACGATATGCTTCACATGTATCAAGGTGTGAAGATGGGAGTCGTTCAAAAACTACAAGCGGACGGATACGGTTCCGCATTCAACCAAGAGAACGTGGTTCTTTTTGCGACACATACTCATTCGGCTCCGTCCAACACGTCGTGGTATACTCTATTCAATCTTTTTAATGGAGTTGTGGGCTTTGATAAGGTTCATTATAATATTCTTGTAAACGGAATCACCGAATCGATCAAAGCGGCTTACAATCAAAGAAGAGAAGCGAGAATTCGTTTCGCTTCCGGAAATCTGGTAGGCGCCGCTCACAACCGTTCTTCCGCGGCTTACGAATGGAACGCTGACAAGTCGAATTATTCCAAGAACATAGAAGAGACGATGACTCTTTTGCGTTTTGAAGCGACCGACGGGACTCCGATCGGACTCATCAACTGGTTTGCCGTTCACGGAACTTCCTTGGGGATTTCCAACAGAAGAGCGCACGGGGACAACAAGGGATACGCTTCTCATCTTGTGGAAACTACGATGGGAAATAATTTCGTGGCGGCGTTTCCACAAGGACCGATGGGAGATTCCAGTCCGAACCAACCCAATCCGACCGATATTACCAAACCGTTCCTCAGACCGAACGACTTGGATCCGAACTTGGACGCTCTGGAAAATCCGATCGTTCACGGAACTCTTCAGGGAAACAAGGCTCTCGAACTGTACAACTCCGCTACGACCGCGATTACGGGTAACGTAGGCTATCGACATTCTCACGTAACCTGGAATCAAAAGATCGGAGTCGATCCCGCTTATATCGGTTCGAACAGTATGCCTTGGGATAGCGCTTCCGGCGCGACCACATGCGTCGCGACGATCGGCGGAGGATTTCTCGCCGGTGACGAAGAAGGCGCTCCCGTTGAATTTGCAAAGGAAGGAGAGATTCGAAACGATTTCGTTTTAGAAAACGGAGTCTGGGTAAAAAAGAATTACAATCTCACCAATCTAAGCGGAGCCGCGCAGATCTTAGGAGTGTTCTGGCCTCTCGCACAACTCGCGTTAAACTCCACGAAGTATGAAGGATGCGACAAGGAGAAGTTCACCCTTCTTCCCGTGGGAGAAGTCGACAGCTTTTGGTTTCCGAATCCTCAGGTTCCGTTTGTTCCCGTGATTCTTCCGTTGCAAATTCTTACGATCGGAAACACCGCGATTCTTACTTCGCCGTTCGAGATCACGACACAGGCCGGAAGAAGATTGAAGAATAGAATCTCATCCACTCTATCGAGCGCGGGTTATTCGAACGTGATCGTCTCGGCGATGGCAAACGGTTACGCGCAGTATTTAACCACAAGGGAAGAATATTCCGCGCAAAACTTCGAAGGAGGTTTTACCGCATACGGACCTTGGTCGAACGCCGCGCTTCAGCAGGAATTCGATCGTATCGCAAAGGACATCGTCGCGGGTAGAAACACAAGTCCGGGACCGAATCCTCCCGATCTTTCCAATCAACAGTTCATTCAGACTTGGTTGTCACAGAACGGAATCGTGAACGACGGCGGAGATTTCGGAAAGGTTTTAACGGATGTAAAAACTTCGTATAATAAAAACAAGGATGTCGTCACCGCCAAGTTTCAAGGAACACATCCTCGAGTGGTTCAGGATAAGAAGTTGGACGGAACCCTTTCCTCCTTTTACGATCCGAGTCGTTATACGTATCTCGAGATTCAAAGGAAGAATGGAAGTCAGTGGACAACGATCGCGACGGACAACGATCCTTATACCGCATTCGATTGGGTAAGAACCGGAGGAGATCTTTCTCCCACTTCCGAGGTTACGATCACTTGGCTCGTTCGAAACCAATCTCCGGGAACGTATAGAATCGTCTACAACGGACTTGCGAAACAATTCTGGTTGTTCCTATGGACTTACAAAAAGGTGACCGGAACTTCGAAAGAATTCGTTCTGCAATAA
- a CDS encoding CDGSH iron-sulfur domain-containing protein gives METVSGKNITIQFDGKKCIHSRNCVLNRPDVFVPNVEGEWIYPDRATAGEIQNLALNCPSGAIRYTSKNESENEKAPLVNKVYVRENGPLAFHADLDLTGQNDLGFRITLCRCGASKNKPFCDSSHNEIKFSASGEPLTKESSPLEIRNGKVSIKATHNGPLKVGGNLEICSGTGRTIDRVHEAYLCRCGGSSNKPFCDGTHKKNGFQG, from the coding sequence ATGGAAACCGTTTCCGGTAAGAATATAACGATTCAGTTTGACGGTAAAAAATGCATTCATTCCAGGAATTGCGTCCTCAATCGACCGGACGTTTTTGTTCCGAACGTGGAAGGAGAATGGATTTATCCGGATCGCGCGACCGCCGGTGAAATTCAAAATCTTGCGCTCAATTGTCCTTCGGGTGCGATTCGATATACGAGTAAGAACGAATCCGAAAACGAAAAGGCTCCTCTCGTAAATAAGGTTTACGTAAGGGAGAACGGTCCGCTTGCGTTTCACGCGGATCTGGATTTGACGGGTCAAAACGATTTAGGATTTCGCATAACGTTGTGTCGTTGTGGGGCGTCCAAAAACAAACCGTTTTGCGATTCGAGCCACAATGAAATTAAATTCTCCGCTTCGGGAGAACCTTTAACCAAAGAATCTTCTCCACTGGAAATTAGAAACGGTAAGGTTTCTATCAAAGCCACACACAACGGTCCGTTGAAGGTAGGCGGAAATTTGGAAATCTGTTCCGGCACCGGAAGGACGATCGATCGAGTTCACGAAGCTTATTTGTGTCGTTGCGGAGGATCTTCGAACAAACCCTTTTGTGACGGAACTCATAAGAAGAACGGATTTCAAGGTTAG
- a CDS encoding glycosyltransferase: MKQVSIVIPVLKSDSECKKLLEELPSLIPEDWEIVVSESNGKENRAKTLNEGVRKSKGEFLWFLHGDSRIDSNSISILQKSIIQNPERLHYFKLRFYPNGFLMKINANGANLRSRFLNSPFGDQGLCIRKENFLRSGGFDETSSYGEDLLFVWTAQENGIRLNRLNAYLETSDRKYKKNGWLKITLIHQYLYWKLAFSHFLK; the protein is encoded by the coding sequence ATGAAGCAGGTTTCCATCGTCATTCCGGTTTTAAAATCGGATTCGGAATGTAAAAAATTATTGGAAGAACTTCCCTCCTTGATTCCGGAAGATTGGGAAATCGTCGTTTCCGAATCGAACGGAAAGGAAAACCGGGCCAAAACGTTAAACGAAGGCGTTCGAAAATCGAAGGGAGAATTTCTTTGGTTTCTTCACGGAGACAGCAGAATCGATTCGAACTCAATTTCAATATTACAAAAATCGATCATTCAAAATCCGGAAAGATTACACTACTTTAAATTACGTTTTTATCCGAACGGTTTTCTTATGAAGATCAACGCGAACGGCGCCAATCTTCGATCGCGGTTTTTGAATTCTCCTTTCGGAGACCAAGGACTTTGTATTCGTAAGGAGAATTTTTTAAGGTCGGGCGGTTTCGACGAAACCTCCTCTTACGGCGAGGATCTTCTGTTTGTGTGGACCGCGCAGGAAAACGGAATTCGATTAAACCGATTGAACGCGTATTTGGAAACGAGCGATCGTAAGTATAAGAAGAACGGTTGGCTCAAGATCACCTTGATTCATCAGTATCTTTACTGGAAACTCGCCTTCTCCCACTTTCTAAAATAA
- the sph gene encoding sphingomyelin phosphodiesterase: protein MRKKKTTPRQNVPRKYFHFKNQVRMYRLILSCLLSLVISCENDNQNHTDTNLFTSLLGISNSTFNILNLSSKDKNEQLQFSENEQIKILAHNVYMLPNLISNWGQTERAQRIASSDYIKNQDLIVFEETFDTNARKILLDGIRSQYPFQTDVIGRTKDGWDSTLGNYRSASITNGGVVIVSKWPIEEKVQYVFNNAGCGADWFSNKGFAYVRINKNGKKIHLIGTHVQAADSACSDLGRSVRTEQFTDIKNFIASKGIPNTETVLIAGDLNVVKGTSEYYDMISILNVNEPKYSGVPFTWDTKTNETTAYSNEDAAPEYLDYILVSKTNSQPQVWQNLAYDPISTKTWNVSGYTSDEFSDHYPVYGFIYADANTPTRSGHKRKYDQVSFVSTATGKRIQADSSQADGWLKANTTVETMETKFNLVQENNPDSNPSCIQSGTIRIEPSHRLNYFWNWWLGGGGGNYAYYPKFNDGSNRLEIVNLDGGCIQDGSKIAFKDYDTFWRKYYYLTVWNGESWNESIYLWTNSAGPRETFYLRLDSSPVRDWSADLIYSPTPMILP from the coding sequence ATGAGAAAAAAGAAAACAACCCCCCGACAAAACGTCCCGAGAAAATATTTCCATTTCAAAAATCAGGTAAGAATGTACCGACTGATTCTCAGTTGCCTCTTGTCCCTTGTCATAAGTTGCGAAAATGACAATCAAAATCACACAGATACAAACCTATTCACATCACTTTTAGGAATCTCAAATTCAACATTCAATATTTTGAATCTATCTTCCAAAGACAAAAACGAACAGTTACAATTTTCAGAAAACGAACAAATCAAAATTCTCGCCCATAACGTTTATATGCTTCCGAATCTCATATCGAATTGGGGACAAACGGAAAGAGCGCAACGAATTGCAAGTTCGGATTATATAAAGAACCAGGATCTGATCGTCTTCGAAGAAACCTTCGATACCAACGCGAGAAAAATTCTCTTGGACGGAATTCGTTCCCAATATCCGTTCCAAACCGACGTCATAGGAAGAACCAAAGACGGCTGGGATTCGACTCTTGGAAATTATAGATCGGCTTCGATCACGAACGGAGGAGTCGTAATCGTAAGCAAATGGCCCATCGAAGAAAAAGTTCAGTACGTATTCAACAATGCGGGATGCGGCGCGGATTGGTTCTCCAACAAAGGATTCGCTTACGTAAGAATCAACAAGAACGGAAAGAAAATCCATCTAATAGGAACTCACGTTCAAGCGGCGGATTCGGCCTGCTCCGACTTGGGTAGATCCGTAAGAACGGAACAATTTACGGACATCAAAAATTTCATCGCTTCCAAAGGAATTCCGAACACGGAAACGGTCCTCATAGCGGGCGACCTAAACGTCGTCAAAGGAACATCAGAATATTATGATATGATTTCTATTCTCAACGTAAACGAACCGAAATACTCGGGAGTTCCGTTCACCTGGGACACAAAGACCAACGAAACTACCGCCTACTCCAACGAAGACGCGGCTCCCGAATATTTGGATTATATTCTCGTTTCAAAAACGAATTCTCAACCCCAGGTTTGGCAAAACCTAGCATACGATCCGATCTCGACAAAAACTTGGAACGTTTCCGGATATACGAGCGATGAATTTTCGGATCATTATCCCGTTTACGGTTTTATCTATGCGGACGCAAACACTCCGACACGTTCGGGTCATAAAAGAAAATACGATCAGGTTTCTTTTGTTTCGACTGCGACCGGAAAAAGAATCCAAGCGGATTCTTCCCAAGCGGACGGATGGCTGAAGGCGAACACAACCGTTGAAACGATGGAAACAAAATTCAATTTGGTTCAAGAGAACAATCCCGATTCAAATCCGTCTTGTATACAAAGCGGAACAATTCGAATCGAACCGTCTCATCGACTGAATTACTTTTGGAACTGGTGGCTCGGTGGGGGCGGCGGGAATTACGCATACTATCCCAAATTCAATGACGGTTCCAATCGACTCGAAATCGTAAACTTGGACGGAGGATGTATTCAGGACGGAAGTAAAATCGCATTCAAAGATTATGATACGTTTTGGAGAAAATACTATTACCTCACCGTATGGAACGGAGAAAGCTGGAACGAATCGATTTATCTTTGGACAAATTCCGCCGGCCCCAGAGAAACCTTTTATCTGAGATTGGATTCTTCACCGGTAAGAGATTGGAGCGCCGATCTGATTTATTCGCCGACTCCGATGATTCTTCCCTAA
- the secE gene encoding preprotein translocase subunit SecE gives MKVTTFIQECKAELEKVQWPTREEVVYSTVVVLVTVFFFSIFLFFADSAFVRLLTWFWELSS, from the coding sequence GTGAAAGTAACTACTTTTATACAGGAATGTAAAGCTGAGTTGGAAAAGGTCCAGTGGCCTACTCGCGAAGAAGTTGTCTATTCGACCGTTGTCGTTTTAGTTACTGTCTTCTTTTTTTCTATCTTCCTGTTTTTTGCGGATTCGGCATTTGTAAGGCTTCTGACTTGGTTCTGGGAACTGAGTAGTTAA